A region from the Corynebacterium halotolerans YIM 70093 = DSM 44683 genome encodes:
- a CDS encoding MFS transporter: protein MSSQLAPPTSTSQATEHSNGTRGLRRVVAASMAGTVVEWYEFFLYATAATLVFNKIFFPQSDDPFSGIIAAFGTYAVGFMARPLGGIIFAHFGDRFGRKHLLQVAIVMVGASTFLMGCLPTFDSAGYLAPALLVGLRFVQGIAVGGEWGGAVLLVAEHSPAKSRGFWSSWPQAALPLGNLLATIVLLILSATLTDEQFLNWGWRIGFWLSIVIVAIGYYIRTKIQDAPIFQETRNQIENAVEEVPYGVFEVLKKYPRGILTAMGVKFGENVLYYMVVTFSITYLSVWVEMDTSSILGLILLAHALHFIVMPVIGHLNDRIGRRPVALLGPLLTIGWAFIAFPMFNTAEPLVVLLAICLGLSVHAFMYAGQPAIMAEMFPTRMRYAGVSFGYQVTSIAAGSLAPIIATALLSQFGSWVPVAIYIALAAGVSFVAALVLKETRGISLEAVDEDDRQRNAINA, encoded by the coding sequence ATGTCATCCCAACTGGCACCCCCCACAAGCACGTCGCAAGCCACCGAACATTCGAATGGCACCCGCGGCCTGCGTCGTGTCGTAGCAGCCTCGATGGCCGGCACCGTCGTCGAATGGTATGAGTTCTTCCTCTACGCGACCGCCGCGACGCTGGTCTTCAATAAAATCTTCTTTCCCCAGAGCGACGACCCCTTCAGCGGAATCATCGCCGCATTCGGAACTTACGCAGTAGGTTTCATGGCCCGCCCCCTTGGCGGCATCATCTTCGCCCACTTCGGTGACCGCTTCGGGCGAAAGCACCTGCTCCAGGTCGCGATCGTCATGGTGGGGGCGTCCACATTCCTCATGGGCTGCCTCCCGACCTTCGACTCAGCAGGCTATCTGGCGCCCGCCCTGCTGGTCGGCCTGCGCTTCGTCCAGGGCATCGCGGTCGGCGGTGAATGGGGCGGCGCGGTTCTGCTCGTGGCTGAGCACTCCCCGGCCAAGAGCCGCGGGTTCTGGTCCAGCTGGCCCCAGGCGGCCCTTCCACTGGGCAACCTCCTGGCGACGATCGTCCTGCTCATCCTCTCGGCCACACTCACCGACGAGCAGTTCCTCAACTGGGGTTGGCGCATCGGCTTCTGGCTGTCCATCGTGATTGTCGCGATCGGCTACTACATCCGCACCAAGATCCAGGATGCGCCGATCTTCCAGGAAACCCGGAATCAGATCGAGAACGCGGTGGAAGAGGTCCCCTACGGAGTCTTCGAGGTGCTCAAGAAGTACCCCCGTGGAATCCTCACCGCCATGGGCGTGAAGTTCGGGGAGAACGTGCTGTACTACATGGTGGTCACCTTCTCCATCACCTACCTGTCGGTGTGGGTGGAGATGGATACCAGCAGCATTCTGGGGCTGATTCTGCTCGCCCATGCCCTGCACTTCATCGTGATGCCCGTTATCGGCCATCTCAACGACAGGATCGGTCGGCGCCCAGTCGCCCTCCTGGGCCCCCTCCTGACCATCGGCTGGGCGTTCATCGCCTTCCCCATGTTCAACACTGCAGAGCCACTCGTCGTCCTCCTCGCGATCTGCCTGGGCCTGAGCGTGCATGCCTTCATGTACGCAGGCCAGCCCGCCATCATGGCGGAGATGTTCCCGACCCGGATGCGCTACGCGGGCGTTTCCTTCGGCTACCAGGTCACCTCCATCGCAGCAGGCTCCCTCGCCCCCATCATCGCGACTGCCTTGCTGAGCCAATTCGGCTCCTGGGTTCCGGTCGCCATTTACATCGCCCTCGCCGCAGGAGTCAGTTTCGTCGCCGCACTGGTACTCAAGGAGACCCGCGGCATTTCACTGGAAGCCGTCGACGAGGACGATCGCCAGCGCAACGCCATCAACGCCTGA
- a CDS encoding SgcJ/EcaC family oxidoreductase, with the protein MAESFVAAWNAADADALTGCFTRDADFVNVVGFWWHGHRQIRHNHAIGFRDMFPDTVMALERVRTRMLTDEHAVVQARWAMTGQRLPEAVASGARAGARRGVFTFVCSRQDDGSWLAVTGHNTDIVPGAQTHVADGDGLDPVRY; encoded by the coding sequence GTGGCGGAGAGTTTCGTCGCCGCCTGGAATGCCGCCGACGCTGATGCGCTGACCGGGTGTTTCACCCGGGACGCCGACTTCGTCAACGTCGTCGGGTTCTGGTGGCACGGGCACCGGCAGATCCGGCACAACCACGCCATCGGATTCCGGGACATGTTCCCCGACACCGTGATGGCGCTGGAACGGGTGCGCACGCGGATGCTCACCGACGAGCACGCGGTGGTCCAGGCACGGTGGGCGATGACCGGACAGCGGTTGCCGGAGGCCGTCGCGTCAGGCGCCCGCGCCGGTGCACGCCGCGGGGTGTTCACGTTCGTGTGCTCCCGTCAGGACGACGGAAGCTGGTTGGCGGTGACGGGGCACAACACCGACATCGTCCCCGGTGCGCAGACGCATGTGGCCGACGGGGACGGCCTGGATCCGGTGCGGTATTGA
- a CDS encoding M13 family metallopeptidase, with protein sequence MNDLYQYVNGPWLKTHVIPEDRGVDGTFHRLRDDAELDVHRIVEEDAGRPGVLFDSFMDVDGVNAAGLAPLDPDLELLTAAGVEEFAANLGRLERSGVGAPLTFWVEKDSSSEEAIAYLVQSGLGLPDEAYYREEAHAEVLAAYRVHVREMLEFLDPARLFGLTPEIAADRIVGLETEIAAGHWDVVSTRDAVKTYNPTDFGELPAIIQTMLRASGVPEQRIVSMMPSYADHLAGLLTGDRLADWQLWGTWHILRSRAGVLPEEIGEKNFEFYGTRLSGATQQRDRWKRGVGLAETLVGQEIGRIFVERHFPASSKEDMLELVDYLVAAYRERITSLPWMTGETKQRALEKLEQFRPKIGYPDTWRSYEGLEFSAAGADLIANVRAGAEFLHDYELNKIGHPADRDEWVTTPQTVNAFYNPVVNDITFPAAILRAPFYSPDADAAENFGAIGAVIGHEIGHGFDDQGSQYDGKGNLNSWWTDEDRRAFTELTDKLVEQFTGLVPSVLKETDIETTGVNGEFTLGENIGDLGGLGIAVVAYRKYLADRGLTFETSPVLPFEAEDADPDLAGREFNGLQRLFLAWARVWRTAIRPEMAAQYLAIDPHSPAEFRCNVIAANVAEFYEAFPEIDTDSPMWLEPDKRVAIW encoded by the coding sequence ATGAACGACCTGTACCAGTATGTCAACGGCCCCTGGCTGAAGACCCACGTCATCCCCGAGGACCGCGGCGTCGACGGCACCTTCCACCGCCTGCGTGACGACGCCGAGCTCGACGTCCACCGCATCGTCGAGGAGGACGCCGGTCGCCCCGGCGTGCTCTTCGACTCCTTCATGGACGTCGACGGCGTCAACGCCGCCGGGCTGGCCCCGCTCGACCCCGACCTTGAGCTGCTCACCGCCGCGGGCGTCGAGGAGTTCGCCGCCAACCTCGGCCGCCTGGAGCGTAGCGGGGTGGGCGCACCGCTGACCTTCTGGGTGGAGAAGGACTCCTCCAGTGAGGAGGCCATCGCCTACCTGGTGCAGTCGGGCCTGGGCCTGCCGGACGAGGCCTACTACCGCGAGGAGGCCCACGCCGAGGTCCTCGCCGCCTACCGCGTCCACGTGCGCGAGATGCTCGAATTCCTCGACCCGGCCCGCCTGTTCGGCCTGACCCCGGAGATCGCCGCGGATCGCATCGTCGGACTGGAGACCGAGATCGCCGCCGGCCACTGGGACGTCGTGTCCACCCGCGACGCCGTGAAGACCTACAATCCGACCGACTTCGGCGAGCTGCCCGCCATCATCCAGACGATGTTGCGCGCCTCCGGCGTGCCCGAGCAGCGGATCGTGTCGATGATGCCCAGCTACGCCGACCACCTCGCCGGACTGCTCACCGGCGACCGGCTCGCCGATTGGCAGCTGTGGGGCACCTGGCACATCCTGCGCTCCCGCGCCGGGGTCCTGCCCGAGGAGATCGGGGAGAAGAACTTCGAGTTCTACGGCACCCGCCTGTCCGGTGCCACGCAGCAGCGCGACCGTTGGAAGCGCGGCGTCGGCCTGGCCGAGACGCTCGTCGGCCAGGAGATCGGCAGGATCTTCGTCGAGCGCCACTTCCCCGCCTCCTCCAAGGAGGACATGCTGGAGCTGGTCGACTACCTGGTCGCCGCCTACCGCGAGCGCATCACCTCGCTGCCGTGGATGACCGGGGAGACCAAGCAGCGTGCCCTGGAGAAACTGGAGCAGTTCCGCCCGAAGATCGGCTACCCCGACACCTGGCGCTCCTATGAGGGCCTGGAGTTCTCCGCCGCCGGCGCCGACCTGATCGCCAACGTGCGCGCCGGAGCCGAGTTCCTCCACGACTACGAGCTGAACAAGATCGGGCACCCCGCCGACCGCGACGAGTGGGTGACCACCCCGCAGACCGTCAACGCGTTCTACAACCCGGTGGTCAACGACATCACCTTCCCCGCCGCCATCCTGCGCGCACCCTTCTACAGCCCGGACGCCGACGCCGCCGAGAACTTCGGCGCCATCGGCGCGGTCATCGGCCACGAGATCGGCCACGGCTTCGACGATCAGGGCTCCCAGTACGACGGCAAGGGCAACCTGAACTCCTGGTGGACCGACGAGGACCGCCGCGCCTTCACCGAGCTGACCGATAAGCTCGTCGAGCAGTTCACCGGCCTGGTGCCCTCCGTGCTCAAGGAGACCGACATCGAGACCACCGGCGTCAACGGCGAGTTCACCCTGGGCGAGAACATCGGTGACCTGGGCGGCCTCGGCATCGCGGTGGTGGCCTACCGCAAATACCTGGCCGATCGCGGTCTGACCTTCGAGACCTCCCCGGTGCTGCCCTTCGAGGCCGAGGACGCGGACCCCGACCTGGCCGGCCGCGAGTTCAACGGCCTGCAGCGACTCTTCCTGGCCTGGGCGCGGGTGTGGCGCACCGCCATCCGGCCGGAGATGGCCGCCCAGTACCTGGCGATCGACCCGCACTCCCCCGCCGAGTTCCGCTGCAACGTCATCGCCGCGAACGTCGCCGAGTTCTACGAGGCCTTCCCGGAGATTGACACGGATTCGCCCATGTGGCTCGAACCGGACAAGCGCGTGGCCATCTGGTGA
- a CDS encoding PrsW family intramembrane metalloprotease, which translates to MSRLFRWTLLALMIVGLPSMLYFTASNFLVSGVAASLGLLFAVLYVALVLILLRLSPMWPRAGVLWVAACLVWGGGASFLLVMVSGLPLMTLMDKLGWETVAMSFGGAWPEEISKALGVAVILLSFRQLNRPWHGLVTGAVVGLGFETVENHLYGSIGAMLDPNSDLSGTLSIWLARILMGPALHIVFTALAGWGLGLAIFTARRSVSWRFGVGLAWLTVAFALHFAWNLMFEDNFWLIAHYVIVAVVMYPLFIVVWLRAHRACRADRTYAFTPRPVTSVAQLPAGVVTPAGLEPGGKAGSPQLSGTRRLERETVRPGGRLPDRLDGQREQGHAPEGQDYTAPDDHGRRIE; encoded by the coding sequence ATGAGCCGACTGTTCCGCTGGACCCTGCTGGCGCTGATGATCGTGGGGTTGCCCTCCATGCTCTACTTCACCGCCTCGAACTTCCTGGTCTCCGGGGTCGCCGCCTCGCTGGGACTGCTGTTCGCGGTGCTCTACGTGGCGCTGGTTCTCATCCTGCTGCGCCTGTCGCCGATGTGGCCGCGCGCCGGCGTCCTGTGGGTGGCCGCCTGCCTGGTCTGGGGAGGTGGGGCCAGCTTCCTGCTGGTCATGGTCTCGGGCCTGCCGTTGATGACCCTGATGGACAAGCTCGGCTGGGAGACCGTCGCCATGTCCTTCGGCGGCGCGTGGCCGGAGGAGATCTCCAAGGCCCTGGGCGTGGCCGTCATCCTGCTGAGCTTCCGGCAGCTCAACCGCCCCTGGCACGGCCTGGTCACCGGCGCGGTGGTGGGCCTGGGTTTCGAGACCGTCGAGAACCACCTTTACGGTTCCATCGGCGCCATGCTCGACCCGAACTCCGACCTCAGCGGCACGCTCAGCATCTGGCTGGCCCGGATTCTCATGGGCCCCGCCCTGCACATCGTCTTCACCGCCCTGGCCGGCTGGGGGCTGGGGCTGGCGATCTTCACGGCCCGCAGGTCCGTGTCCTGGCGCTTCGGCGTCGGCCTTGCCTGGTTGACGGTCGCCTTCGCGCTGCACTTCGCGTGGAACCTCATGTTCGAGGACAATTTCTGGCTCATCGCCCACTACGTCATCGTCGCCGTGGTGATGTACCCGCTGTTCATCGTCGTCTGGCTCCGCGCCCACCGTGCCTGCCGCGCCGACCGGACCTACGCGTTCACGCCGCGGCCCGTGACGTCCGTGGCGCAGCTGCCTGCCGGGGTTGTCACGCCGGCGGGGCTGGAACCGGGCGGAAAAGCAGGCTCCCCGCAGCTTTCCGGGACCCGTCGGCTGGAACGCGAGACGGTCCGGCCGGGCGGGCGGCTACCGGACCGCCTGGATGGGCAGCGCGAGCAGGGCCACGCCCCAGAGGGCCAGGACTACACCGCCCCCGACGATCACGGCCGTCGCATCGAGTGA
- the gltB gene encoding glutamate synthase large subunit encodes MNREGLYNPAHEHDACGVGFVADLHGRPSRAIVDKGLQVLINIDHRGAAGAERNTGDGTGILLQIPDRFYRDDMARQGVTLPAAGAYATGIAFLPRARMAMLDAKREIEAIAVEEGATVLGWREVPVDPGELGTMAHDAMPSFAQLFLSAGDRRGIDLDRVMFRIRKRCTRELGTKNGEETVYFPSLSARTIVYKGMLTTPQLAQFYADLRDPRLESAIALVHSRFSTNTFPSWPLAHPYRFVAHNGEINTVKGNENWMRARESLIDSPLLGDLDRVLPVCTPGASDTARFDEALELLHLGGYSLPHAMAMMIPQAWEHNPTIDPALRDFHEYHSCLMEPWDGPAAVAFTDGTLVGAVLDRNGLRPGRIWITDDGLVVMASEAGVLDIDPARVVKRTRLQPGKMFLLDTEAGRIVPDGEIKRQLADARPYREWIRHNFVPLAGLPQTRYEYMPHDRAVLRQRVFGVTEEDVDLIIRPMALDAAEAIGSMGSDTPIAALSQRPRMLYDFFAQRFAQVTNPPLDSIREKPVTSMHTLLGAQSDVLNPGPEAARRIRLDSPVIDNHQLATLAHADDHGEWPAFHTAVISGLYPVAHHGAGLREAIERVRREVSEAIAAGASIIVLSDRESDERHAPIPSLLLTSAVHQHLVAGRTRTRCSLVIESGDAREVHHLAMLIGFGADAINPYMAFETIDELRMAGQLGELTLDEACTNYVTAATSGVLKVMSKMGIATVASYRGAQLADVTGLHSDLLDEYFGAVPSPVGGIGLEELAADVEARHRGAFLPRPEELAHRELELGGEYKWRREGEYHLFNPETIFKLQHATKTGRYAIFKDYTAAVDRQSQRLATLRGMMEFAPDRPPVPVEEVEPVADIVQRFSTGAMSYGSISAEAHETLAIAMNRLHAMSNSGEGGEDPARFEPEPDGDWKRSAIKQVASGRFGVTSHYLTNCTDIQIKMAQGAKPGEGGQLPPNKVYPWIAEVRVTTPGVGLISPPPHHDIYSIEDLAQLIFDLKNANPDARIHVKLVSEQGVGTVAAGVSKAHADVVLISGHDGGTGASPLTSLKHAGGPWELGLAETQQTLLLNGLRDRIRVQCDGQLKTGRDVVVATLLGAEEFGFATAPLVVEGCVMMRVCHLDTCPVGVATQNPDLRAKFTGRAEHVVNFFRFLAQEVREYLAQLGFRSIDEAVGQAQVLRQSRDAEFTAANPRAAALDLAPVFHVPRSRFRNQNPRRTRAQEHGLAGVLDERIIRDTQLTIDAAAAAVSENAPAWMSSGPAPTIAMSYPIRNVDRSVGTMAGSRVTRAAGRDGLPDGTVTLTFTGSAGNSFGAFVPRGMTLDLVGDANDFIGKGLSGGRLIVRPHAAAPGQIDAGEPDIIAGNVIGFGATAGEIFIAGSVGERFCVRNSGATAVVEGIGNHGCEYMTGGRVVVLGEVGDNFGAGMSGGIAYLAPQPGLERKINPELVDVETPTAADVEFLEGVIDEHIRVTGSTTPWQARDLVKVMPRDYRKVLTIISTAGAEGRDVDTAIMEAVN; translated from the coding sequence ATGAACCGAGAGGGGCTCTACAACCCGGCCCATGAGCACGACGCCTGCGGCGTCGGTTTCGTCGCCGACCTGCACGGACGTCCCAGCCGTGCGATCGTCGACAAGGGCCTGCAGGTGCTCATCAACATCGACCACCGCGGGGCCGCCGGGGCCGAGCGCAACACCGGCGACGGTACGGGCATCCTGCTGCAGATCCCGGACCGCTTCTACCGCGACGACATGGCCCGGCAGGGCGTGACCCTGCCCGCCGCAGGCGCCTACGCCACCGGCATCGCCTTCCTCCCGCGGGCGCGCATGGCCATGCTGGACGCGAAGCGCGAGATCGAGGCCATCGCCGTCGAGGAGGGCGCGACCGTGCTCGGCTGGCGCGAGGTCCCCGTCGACCCGGGCGAACTGGGCACGATGGCCCACGACGCCATGCCGTCCTTCGCCCAGCTCTTTCTGTCCGCGGGGGACAGGCGCGGCATCGACCTGGACCGGGTGATGTTCCGCATCCGCAAGCGCTGCACCCGCGAACTGGGCACGAAGAACGGCGAGGAGACCGTCTACTTCCCCTCGCTGTCGGCGCGCACGATCGTCTACAAGGGCATGCTGACCACCCCGCAGCTGGCGCAGTTCTACGCCGACCTGCGCGACCCGCGCCTGGAGTCCGCGATCGCCCTGGTGCACTCGCGCTTCTCCACCAACACCTTCCCCAGCTGGCCGTTGGCGCACCCGTACCGGTTCGTCGCCCACAACGGCGAGATCAACACCGTCAAGGGCAACGAGAACTGGATGCGTGCCCGCGAATCGCTCATCGACTCACCTCTGCTCGGGGACCTCGACCGCGTCCTGCCGGTCTGCACGCCGGGTGCCTCCGACACCGCGCGCTTCGACGAGGCCCTCGAGCTGCTCCACCTCGGCGGCTACTCCCTGCCCCACGCGATGGCGATGATGATCCCGCAGGCCTGGGAGCACAACCCCACCATCGACCCCGCCCTGCGCGACTTCCACGAGTACCACTCCTGCCTCATGGAGCCCTGGGACGGTCCCGCCGCGGTCGCGTTCACCGACGGCACGCTCGTCGGCGCCGTCCTCGACCGCAACGGCCTGCGCCCGGGCCGCATCTGGATCACTGACGACGGCCTGGTCGTCATGGCCTCCGAGGCGGGCGTGCTCGACATCGACCCCGCGCGCGTCGTCAAGCGCACCCGCCTGCAGCCGGGGAAGATGTTCCTGCTCGACACGGAGGCCGGCCGCATCGTCCCCGACGGGGAGATCAAGCGCCAGCTCGCCGACGCCCGCCCCTACCGCGAGTGGATCCGGCACAACTTCGTCCCGCTCGCCGGGCTGCCGCAGACCCGCTACGAGTACATGCCCCATGACCGGGCGGTGCTGCGCCAGCGCGTCTTCGGCGTCACGGAGGAGGACGTCGACCTGATCATCCGCCCCATGGCGCTCGACGCCGCCGAGGCGATCGGTTCCATGGGCTCCGACACCCCCATCGCGGCACTGTCCCAGCGCCCCCGGATGCTCTACGACTTCTTCGCCCAGCGTTTCGCCCAGGTGACCAACCCGCCGCTGGACAGCATCCGCGAAAAGCCGGTGACCAGCATGCACACCCTGCTCGGCGCGCAGTCCGACGTGCTCAACCCCGGTCCCGAGGCTGCCCGCCGCATCCGCCTCGACTCCCCCGTGATCGACAACCACCAGCTGGCCACCCTCGCCCACGCCGACGACCACGGCGAGTGGCCCGCCTTCCACACCGCGGTCATCTCCGGGCTGTACCCGGTCGCCCACCACGGCGCGGGCCTGCGCGAGGCGATCGAACGCGTGCGTCGCGAGGTGTCCGAGGCGATCGCCGCCGGCGCGAGCATCATCGTGCTCTCCGACCGCGAGTCCGACGAACGCCACGCCCCGATCCCGTCGCTGCTGCTGACCTCCGCGGTCCACCAGCACCTCGTGGCCGGGCGCACCCGGACCCGCTGCTCGCTGGTCATCGAGTCCGGCGACGCCCGCGAGGTCCACCACCTGGCCATGCTCATCGGCTTCGGCGCCGACGCGATCAACCCCTACATGGCCTTCGAGACCATCGATGAGCTGCGCATGGCCGGCCAGCTCGGCGAGCTCACCCTGGATGAGGCCTGCACCAACTACGTCACCGCCGCCACCTCCGGCGTGCTCAAGGTGATGTCCAAGATGGGCATCGCGACCGTCGCCAGTTACCGTGGTGCACAGCTGGCCGACGTCACCGGGCTGCACTCCGACCTGCTCGACGAGTACTTCGGCGCCGTGCCGTCCCCGGTCGGCGGCATCGGCCTCGAGGAGCTGGCCGCGGACGTGGAGGCCCGTCACCGCGGCGCCTTCCTGCCGCGTCCGGAGGAACTCGCCCACCGCGAGCTCGAGCTGGGCGGGGAGTACAAGTGGCGCCGCGAGGGCGAGTACCACCTGTTCAACCCGGAGACGATCTTCAAGCTCCAGCACGCCACGAAGACCGGGCGGTACGCGATCTTCAAGGACTACACCGCGGCCGTCGACCGGCAGTCGCAGCGCCTGGCCACCCTCCGGGGGATGATGGAGTTCGCCCCCGACCGCCCACCCGTACCGGTGGAGGAGGTCGAGCCGGTCGCGGACATCGTGCAGCGCTTCTCGACGGGCGCGATGTCTTACGGTTCCATCTCCGCCGAGGCGCACGAAACCCTCGCGATCGCCATGAACCGCCTGCACGCCATGTCCAACTCCGGGGAGGGCGGCGAGGACCCGGCCCGCTTCGAACCGGAGCCGGACGGCGACTGGAAGCGCTCGGCCATCAAGCAGGTCGCCTCCGGACGCTTCGGCGTGACCAGCCACTACCTGACCAACTGCACCGACATCCAGATCAAGATGGCCCAGGGGGCCAAGCCCGGCGAGGGCGGCCAGCTGCCACCGAACAAGGTCTACCCGTGGATCGCCGAGGTGCGCGTCACCACCCCGGGCGTCGGGCTGATCTCCCCGCCGCCCCACCACGACATCTACTCCATCGAGGACCTCGCCCAGCTGATCTTCGACCTGAAGAACGCCAACCCGGACGCGCGGATCCACGTCAAGCTCGTCTCCGAGCAGGGCGTGGGCACCGTCGCCGCGGGAGTGTCCAAGGCGCACGCCGACGTCGTGCTGATCTCCGGCCACGACGGCGGCACCGGCGCCTCGCCGCTGACCTCGCTGAAGCACGCGGGCGGACCCTGGGAGCTCGGGCTCGCGGAGACCCAGCAGACCCTGCTGCTCAACGGCCTGCGCGACCGCATCCGGGTCCAGTGCGACGGGCAGCTCAAGACCGGCCGCGACGTCGTCGTCGCCACCCTGCTCGGCGCCGAGGAATTCGGCTTCGCGACGGCCCCGCTGGTCGTCGAGGGCTGCGTCATGATGCGGGTGTGCCACCTCGACACCTGCCCCGTCGGCGTGGCCACGCAGAACCCCGATCTGCGGGCCAAGTTCACGGGCAGGGCCGAGCACGTGGTCAACTTCTTCCGGTTCCTGGCGCAGGAGGTCCGCGAGTACCTGGCCCAGCTGGGCTTCCGCTCCATCGACGAGGCGGTCGGCCAGGCCCAGGTGCTGCGACAGAGCCGCGATGCGGAGTTCACCGCGGCGAACCCGCGCGCCGCGGCGCTGGATCTCGCGCCGGTCTTCCACGTCCCGCGCTCGCGCTTCCGCAACCAGAACCCGCGGCGCACCCGCGCCCAGGAGCACGGGCTGGCCGGGGTGCTGGATGAACGCATCATCCGCGACACCCAGCTGACCATCGACGCCGCCGCGGCCGCCGTCAGCGAGAACGCGCCGGCCTGGATGTCGTCGGGCCCGGCCCCGACGATCGCGATGAGCTACCCCATCCGCAACGTCGACCGCAGCGTCGGCACCATGGCCGGCTCGCGCGTCACCCGCGCCGCCGGCCGCGACGGCCTGCCCGACGGCACCGTCACGCTGACCTTCACCGGCTCGGCGGGCAACTCCTTCGGCGCGTTCGTCCCCCGCGGCATGACGCTCGACCTGGTCGGCGACGCCAACGACTTCATCGGCAAGGGACTGTCCGGCGGCCGCCTCATCGTCCGACCGCACGCCGCCGCCCCGGGGCAGATCGACGCCGGTGAGCCCGACATCATCGCGGGCAACGTCATCGGCTTCGGCGCCACCGCCGGCGAGATCTTCATCGCCGGGTCCGTCGGGGAGCGTTTCTGCGTCCGCAACTCGGGCGCGACGGCCGTCGTCGAGGGCATCGGCAACCACGGCTGCGAGTACATGACCGGCGGGCGCGTGGTCGTCCTCGGCGAGGTCGGCGACAACTTCGGCGCCGGCATGTCGGGCGGCATCGCCTACCTCGCGCCGCAGCCCGGCCTGGAGCGGAAGATCAACCCGGAGCTCGTCGACGTCGAGACGCCCACCGCGGCGGACGTCGAGTTCCTCGAGGGCGTGATCGACGAACACATCCGAGTCACCGGCTCGACCACCCCGTGGCAGGCCCGCGACCTGGTCAAGGTCATGCCGCGCGACTACCGGAAGGTACTGACCATCATCTCGACGGCCGGCGCGGAAGGCCGCGACGTCGACACCGCGATCATGGAGGCAGTGAACTGA
- a CDS encoding glutamate synthase subunit beta, with amino-acid sequence MADPHGFQKFHREEPAHRPVPLRLLDWREVHEPVADGQIRQQATRCMDCGVPFCHEGCPLGNIIPEWNDLVRTGRWREAFDRLHATNNFPEFTGRLCPAPCEGACVLGINDDAVAIKDIELEIVERGFREGWVEPVRPSFDTGQSVAVIGSGPAGLAAAQQLTRAGHRVTVHERDDRLGGLMRYGVPEYKMEHRFIDRRLAQLAAEGTVFETGVSPDAADLALFDAVVLATGTPVARDLAVEGRDLAGVHQAMEYLPQQNHVNEGDTRSPAIDARGKRVVIIGGGDTGTDCFGTALRQGAASVTQFDIRPPAPTRRAESTPWPTYPLIHRVATAHEEGEYVVTGDESAEEIEALGLAVRGTGQPLGNRVFTANTVSFHGEDGRVGRVRANEVEVVDGRRVPVPGTDFEVDADLVLIALGFTGTERGGLAEELGVEFDDRGRMVRDGRYRARLRPVAGGPVPRVYVAGDNGRGQSLIVWAIAEGRAAAAAVDADLMGETALPVAVEPTTVALKA; translated from the coding sequence ATGGCCGACCCCCACGGATTCCAGAAATTCCACCGCGAAGAACCCGCCCACCGGCCCGTGCCGCTGCGCCTGCTCGACTGGCGGGAGGTCCACGAACCTGTTGCTGACGGACAGATCCGGCAGCAGGCCACCCGCTGCATGGACTGCGGCGTGCCCTTCTGCCACGAGGGCTGCCCGCTCGGCAACATCATCCCCGAGTGGAACGACCTCGTGCGCACCGGCCGCTGGCGGGAGGCCTTCGACCGCCTCCACGCCACCAACAACTTCCCCGAGTTCACCGGCCGCCTGTGCCCGGCGCCCTGCGAGGGCGCGTGCGTGCTCGGCATCAACGACGACGCCGTCGCAATCAAGGACATCGAACTCGAGATCGTCGAGCGGGGGTTCCGGGAAGGCTGGGTCGAACCCGTGCGGCCGTCGTTCGACACGGGACAGTCGGTGGCGGTCATCGGTTCCGGCCCCGCCGGCCTGGCCGCCGCCCAGCAGCTCACCCGCGCCGGGCACCGCGTCACCGTCCACGAACGCGACGACCGCCTCGGCGGGCTCATGCGTTACGGCGTGCCCGAGTACAAGATGGAGCACCGCTTCATCGACCGGCGGCTGGCGCAGCTGGCGGCGGAGGGCACGGTATTTGAGACCGGGGTCTCGCCGGATGCCGCCGACCTGGCGCTTTTCGACGCCGTCGTCCTCGCCACGGGCACGCCCGTCGCCCGCGACCTCGCCGTCGAGGGCCGCGACCTGGCCGGTGTCCACCAGGCGATGGAGTACCTGCCGCAGCAGAACCACGTCAACGAGGGCGACACGCGGAGCCCGGCCATCGACGCCCGGGGCAAGCGCGTCGTGATCATCGGCGGCGGCGACACCGGCACCGACTGCTTCGGCACGGCCCTGCGCCAGGGCGCGGCGAGCGTCACCCAGTTCGACATCCGCCCGCCGGCCCCTACCCGGCGCGCCGAATCCACCCCGTGGCCCACGTACCCGCTGATCCACCGCGTGGCCACCGCCCACGAGGAGGGCGAGTACGTGGTCACCGGCGACGAATCGGCCGAGGAGATCGAGGCCCTCGGTCTCGCGGTGCGCGGTACCGGGCAGCCCCTGGGCAACCGCGTCTTCACGGCCAACACCGTCTCCTTCCACGGGGAGGATGGCAGGGTCGGGCGGGTCCGCGCCAACGAGGTCGAGGTCGTCGACGGTAGGCGCGTGCCCGTGCCCGGCACCGACTTCGAGGTCGACGCCGACCTCGTGCTCATCGCCCTGGGCTTCACCGGCACCGAGCGCGGCGGCCTGGCCGAGGAGCTGGGGGTGGAGTTCGACGACCGTGGCCGCATGGTCCGCGACGGGCGGTACCGCGCGCGCCTCCGCCCGGTGGCCGGCGGGCCGGTGCCGCGGGTCTACGTCGCCGGCGACAACGGCCGCGGTCAGTCGCTCATCGTCTGGGCGATCGCCGAGGGACGGGCCGCCGCGGCGGCCGTCGACGCGGATCTCATGGGCGAGACGGCCCTGCCGGTCGCGGTGGAGCCGACGACCGTGGCGCTGAAGGCCTGA